The genomic segment AGTACTCCATCCCTCGCGCCACCTGGTAAGTGCAGGAGACCAGGTCCTTGAAGGTGAGCTGCTCGTCGGAGACGCGGGCGATGTCGTACGAGTACTCCATGCCGGGCGGCCGGCGAGCGCGGAGGTACTCCCGCAGGTTACCTTTGGAGGCGTACTCCACGATCACGTAGAGAGGACCTGCAGCGGAGAAAAGGCCGCGTTCCATTGTTGTTCCACTCAAACGCTGTGAGACGGAGATGTGCTGCGACCCTCCTTACTTACCATCCTGCGTGCAGGCCCCCAACAGATTGATGATGTTCTTGTGTTTGCCaatcatcttcatcatttccATCTCTGACACCAGGTCAGACAGGTCTTTCTCAGTGGCATCGTCTAAGAACAAATGAAGTACAGTAGTGAGGAAGAAAGGCAGCAAAACACGCAAACCCGTCCTGTCCGATCTCTATCCCTTTGACTTGCAAAAGGTTGAGGGGCCGCCCTGTCAGACGACACTTTGTTTTGAAGGTGCTTCTGATTAAGTGGAAGACAATGCGGGCTAAAGTTACCGCAGCGAAGGACTCCGCACGCAGACTACAGAGGCATCCTTTCAGCGCCAGGGAACGAGAACGGGAGGAATTAAAGACGTTCAATCTGGATTCATTATCTGCAGCAAAGGCTCCTTTTTCATGAGACTTATTGAGCCAGAGGAAGGATCCAGACGGGCAGAATAGCATTGCCTGCATTCCTCTGCACCATTACCTTACCAGTAGGTTCTAAAGAGCCAGTCAAATGGTCGCGGTAGGTAGCGGCTGTACCTGATCTAACTGCACCCCCCCAACCCCAAACTAACCCAccccctcctgctcctttcATTAATCACAGCAGTGCTAGTGTGACTTGCTTCTTTGTTTGGGTGCTGACTGAGATCCAGCCAGCTTCTGCTCTGGGGTCAGGTATGTGACCACCTCTTACTCTTACCTACCCAACCCGTCTCCCTGTAGCCATCACTCAGCAACCACCAATAACAAATAGTAATGACAGCCCCAAGCCTCCCTTTGCACTTTCCTGAACCCTCAGTGGAGCATAAATCATCTATAACGTGGACTCAGGTTGACCACAAGACATAATGAAGCAGTGTCCATCGTGTCCCAGTGGCCGGGTTTTAGAGAGTAAGACTCACTGTGagtgtgcagcaggaacaggccCACTCACCTTTCAGCATCTTCACAGCCACGGTCACCGCCTCTTTGGGTTTGTCCTTATCGATGCCCAGGGCCTCTGCCATCACAACTTGGCCGAAGCAGCCTTCGCCCAGCGGCTTGCCCAGGGTCAACCTGCAGCCGCcagacagcaaacacaaagggaGAAAAACGCAGACGGGAAGTGGATTAGCTGCCGAAACACAAAGTCATATTCATCAGCCTAATCTGAATGGGGTatgcactcgctcactcactccctGTGCACAAGTAAACAGGGTAGATATTCTGAGAGTGAAACCTGGTGCCGAGCCAGTTCCTCGGCTTCACcctgacctttttttttctacctcgATTGTGCTCTCCGTTACAGAGTCATATTGTGTGTATGGCAGTGCTTTGTGGTGTGGTAACTGCAGCCCGTGCCAGGGCAGTAGGTAGCAAGGCAGGCGCAGCAGCGATAATCACCTGATAAAGCCAGGGAGAGGCACTCGTTTCCAAGGTGTTTACCTTGCCTTGGCGTGTTCCGATATACACAAGTCATTGCACAGGGCTTAGTTCAGCTGTAATGGATGAAATGCTGGCTTTGTGTTGCCACACAAGCACCTTTGTCTAAACCCAGTTGAAAGTAATAGTTTATTCCATTCTAAATCATAATACAGTGAGTGCTATAGTCAAGGAAATATCCTGAAATATGCCCATCAGAAACACAGCTCCTATTTGAGCCTTGGACTGGCAATTTTACTTGATTGACAGGTGTTGGTCCCTCCCCTAAGTTCTGCCTATGTAAACACTAACACTGCACTTGCAGCAAAGCCCACGGCCTGAGGCCAGCGCCCAGCTGGAGTAACACAATCCCCTATCTGTCCACACATGGTTACGGCCCTCAATGGCAACCATTCTGTGCGTCCAGCCGCACATAATCGATGTTATTTCAACTACATGCAAACTACAGGCGTTAGGCACTGAGAGGCAAACAGATTTATTCAGCCCAAACAATTCAATGCCTTTTGGTTGGTTCATCAATTAAAATGAAACCTTGTTTACAACAATCTGACACTGCATCCTCAGAGAGCGTAGCATTACAACTAGCTTTGTGACTGATAGCAGCATTTAGAACCCAAACCCTCTATTACAAAAGACAGGCGTGTTTATACTTTGGGATTTTCCCTGTCCTTTCCCAAACGAACGGCCTCAGGTGGGTATTAAAACTCCTCTAACCCTTGCTGCCCTATTAAATCCACCCTGAAGCTTATCACCGGCCGCTGCAACTGTGACTAACAGAAACCTCGGCAGCGCTAATTCCTCTGGTATGAAACTGAGCAAACACTCCTGGTCCAGACATGCAGATGAAAGCGGCGAGTGCTAACCACTAATTAGCACCGCTTCATCCTTCATcagaagcatgtgtgtgtgtgacagcagcaacaATGACGAGGCCGGGAACGTGATGCCAAACGCAGGTCATTTTACTACAGCAGATGAATCAGCAGCCTCTATCTGAGCCGCTAATTTTGCCTGCCGTCCACTTTTCACCTAGATAGTTATTACCAGATCATTTACCGGCTGTCATACAATCAGACAGATTGTTCATTGTGCTGCAAATGTTGGTGTTATCGCTCACTGTAATCTACCCTGTTAGCCAAAGATGTGGTACAGATGTGTTAGGCCCAGAAGTAGAGAGTGACCCTGCAGAATACGTACATTTGACTTGCAATTAGTTGTTAGCACTAAACTTTAGAAATCTGCtatatttgatttgtttctgatgtgttcaaatacaaaaaaacaaagagaagaaacCCCCCACCTGTCTCGGGCAAACTCCCATCGCGGATCCTCAGGGAGATCGTACTCAGGTATGGGCTCATCGTGTGCTGAGCTCCTCCGCGTTGTGATGCGCACCAGCGGCGTGTTGGAGTTCATGGACGCGCTTGAGTCTGCTGACACCTACACGTGAAAGGAGATTGGCTGATCACCGAAGCTTGGGTTCATACGTCCATTAGTTCCAAGACATCGTTAGAGGAGATCGTGTGTAAATATGTCGTTACCTGATTTACCCAACACTCTGTAAAGCAAGGCCCACGACTGAATGCATCCTTCATTTCTATGATTAATACTATACATGGACTCCATCTCAGGTCACAGCAGTCATTTTGATAACTGCGCATTAATCGCTCAGCCTCCCCACTGTCCCCAGGGTTCACCTCTCCTCTTTCTATCCTAACCTTACCTTGACACGGGAATCAGTCTCCCTGCAGAATGTGAGCCAATGCTTTGTTGGAGCATCACTTTTGTTTTCCCTTGAGGGTGAGCAtggctcacactcacacacacacacaaaatatcaTACACATACACAGTTAAATATGGTTCATATTAAATGTAAGAATCaagtatttttaaaatgaatctgaatgaaatgtctttttttaCACCGCATCACAATAAGtctttcatttgttgttgtgctgcatgtgtgtagTGTGTATTTTCTCCTCTAGGGGTGTTAGATGCCTTTAGAACTCTTTATCTACTTTCTGTTACCTGGCGGCGCAGAGGGATCTGCTTGCTCAGTTTGTGGACGGCCGGCTGGCCCCCGAAGTCGGGTTTCTTGGCGGTGTTCCTCATGCGGCACACCACCACGATGCCCACCATGCAGGCGATGAGAAAGACGCCCACGCAGTATATTGCGATCTCCAGGTAATCTTGGGGAATGGGTTCCGGGGTTTTCTCAAGGgctgaggaaaataaaaggGGGAGCAGTGAGATGGAGGTCAGGGGAGGGAAGTTGGAGGAACAcagttatacacacacacacacacacacacacacataggaaAGACACTCATTCTTGAACAGAAACACATGGGTGTCGGACAggtaaacacagagagagatgcACTGCGGATGACTCATGTGTAAATGTAATCACCATCGACAGACGAACTCAACAGAAATGATTTTGTAGCATCAGCACGCCTGTGCGAGGCTTAGCAGTCTAAACAGATTCTAAATCTTCTCTCCATCAGTACAAGCAGGTGTGCACATGTCTGGATTTTGTGCTAATGTTGGAGCCACGCGTGCACAAACACGCCTCCACCCATGAGCTGAGGAACAATATGTGATTCACATCGGATCACGAATAAGGAAGATCCGTGTCTTTGTGATTGCATACAGCCTGAACTTCCTGTCGAGgaaatgagcgtgtgtgtgtgtgtgtgtgtgtgtgtgtgtgtgtgtgcgtgcgtgcgtgtgtgcgtgtgtactaTAGAAAACGAACTGTTCCATAATGTATTGGCCCCCAGACCACAAACATGGCTAGCAGCGTAACTACGGACAGCCTGTGAGCCAGCTGGAGGTGCAGCCACATGTAGGAACCTTTCTCCTGTCTGCCTTGTATTGGCTGGTCCACAAACTGCAGTGCACACAGAAGCCACAGCCTCCATGGCGCCACCGATGAAGATATAGGCCATCCAGAAAAACTAATATTAAACTTCAGCCCCGGCGGATGGGGTTCAGCTGTGCTTATCATCACAAATCGTGTTgtttacagacaaaacaaaactcattACAACGTATTGGTTGTTTATCGAGGGCTGCAAAATTCTATTTGTATCCTGCACTTTCTTATGCACTGACGCTACTATTTATGTGCCAGATGCTTTGGTACGTGTAATTACAGGGCAGACATACAGCAGTGGacgaaaatgaaataaaacacgcTGATAAAttagaacacacacagaagaacaaACATTCACAAGCATGAGTCATCCGCACAGAGGTTTGGCCCTGATAACAAGTCAACTTGAAGGCGCGTCGAGCTTTGTCGTCATTTCGAGGAGAAATGAGGATCTTCAAAGTGAGTAGTTATCAGAGCCAGGAAAGGGCTGGAGGATTTCTGTTAAGTTAAATACGTGTGGCACTGAAAGGGCTTTGCGGACAAGATAACCCTCTTCTCCTTTAGGAGTCTAGAGACAGCAACTCGCAGTCATCTGCAACAACCCTGTCATCTGCACTGAGCTGTTAACAGCTCGCCAATGGCAACAAAATTACAGAATTCTTTTTCATATGAACGTTATCTGTACTAGTTGTGCCTCAGACTCGGtcgggagaagagagagagaaaagaggccTTTCACAGATTATCCAACCATTGTAGAAAGAATAAGAAATCGGGGAGGAAAAGGGAAGACAGCATACCTGGAAGCACCGTCAACGAAGCAGTGTGAAAGGAGATCCCAATAGAATTACCCGCCAAGCACGTATAGTTCCCAGCATCTTCAAATGTTACATTGGGCAAGTAGAGAACCTCTATCTCCTTATCTGTGGTGTTAACACCTGCGGTctgagagaggagaagaagaggaaacggaagcggaggagaggagaggaggaagaagaagagggtcAAAGATAAGAGTGGAGAGGGGAAGGGAACGCAGAGGTCACAGAGAAAGATGGGGgaggacagaaagagagagagggagaaagtgagagagagagagggggagaaaatgAGACCCAAAACACCAAGAGAGGAATGAATAGCTGGTTGGTATCCACCATGGAGGTCACATCTAGAGCAAAGGACGTtgagagcagggaggaggacgttatatatacacacacagatagatcCCAGTATGCCACCAATACATGTAGCAAAAACAAACCCCAAAAGGTTCCCGTCACCAACATAACCAGCTCATAGAGGCCGGTCTAATCCCAACATTGGACtggacacatgcacagacacagagaacatGGAGAGCACCTCCCTGCAACACCACACAGTTTTGGTGTGTAGGTATACAGAGGGCGCCAGTGCTTCCATGGCTGCACCAGTCcctgcagctgaaacacaagGGTCTAATTTAAGGGCAGTCAAGGTCTGTGAACCCCAGGAACAGCAAGAGACCACCACAGCagggagggcaaatcccaggaAACCACAccagggggagggagggtggtCGGGTGAGGTCTCAGGGTTACCTGGGATGACAGTCAGCCAGCCCGACTGGCTAACGTCGCCTATATAATTGGAGACTTTACAGGTATACTCCCCAGCATCGTCCTCGGTCACATTGGTGAGGGTGAGCATCTCCACGTCGGAGCTGTTAATGCCTGAACGCTGAAatccacacatacacagacttaaacatgtaaaaatcaaacaaatgcGTTGAATTCAAACGTGCAAATATAGAAGCTACAGCTGTGGTTCGAGGATCtgcaggagagagaagagaggaatgGCCACCTATCGCTTCATAGAGGAGGAAATACAGCGAAATGATTAGTTCCTTACATGGGCTTTGAAACGGAGATGAAACACCTGTAACCACTGGCAAAACCCCAAGACGTGAGAGCGGAGTTACTCCCACGCCAGAAAATAAAGCCCGAAAGAGGAAGTGCTGGAAAATACCTTCAGCACTCGGACGTAGGGGAGCCCGTCTGGGCCGTGGCTGCTGCCGTTCTGCGTGATGTGCTTCAGCCACTGGATGTGCGGCTGCGCGTCGCTGTACACCTTGCAGACGAAGCGGGCGTCCTCTCCCACGCGAACGGTGGTGTTGGCCGGCAGACCCGCTTGGAGGATGGGCCGGTGGGGCGACCGCTCTGTGGGGGGTGGAGTCAGGGAGTCACGGTTGGGTTTTTCCAACGTTCATTGCTAAAACGTCACACACGGTGACGACGTACCATTCCCAGCAACCCTGACAGTTATAATTCTTATCTCAGAAACGTTTAAAGCAAAGAGAGGTGGTGGAGCCATAAAGAACTAGAGAGGAGGTCCAGTGCAAAGTGGATTTATTGCATGTGagttaaaaaaaagggggaaagtGGCCATGAGGGAAAGTGAGATACCGTCACAGCACCCCCACATCTCCAACTATCCACATTCTTTTCCAAGCAAACATTTGGCCAGCGAATCCAAACAGAGCAGGACCTGATGAACAATGCCCTCTTTCAAACACCACCCGGCCTCCGCTGCCGCGCCGAGGAGCCCCCCAGCCCCCACACTGACAGCAGAAACCCAccgccacacgcacacacaatgaCATCACTCTGCCCGAGGCGCTGCTCTGCCGTTCCAAAACAAAGCCTTAAGGTGGATTCACTTGTGGGAATGCGCGGAttagggggagggggggtgagacTGGGTGACGAAGGCTAGAGGCTGACTTTAAGGAGGACCGgacgagaagaagaaagagttAGCAGCCCTTTGAGTGCAATGAAGAAAAGGGATCAACAGATGGAGAGTGAAGAAACTAGGAGCTGGAGACTCCTTCCAtatgtctgtctgcctatcttcctcctccatctctctgaaATCTGTCATATCAGATGattccctcccctccctcccctcgcaccaccttcctcctccttcctgcacaTTCCTAGTGCTCAACTTGTTTattgtctctctttcttttttcccctcttctccATCTTTCTCCAGCCTTCTCACCCTCTTAATCTTTCCCTGGCAGAAAGGGATGATCGAGTCTGAAGTACTCCTCCTCTCGTCGGCTGCTCTCTCGCCTTAGAACCTACTGAACATACCACAATCTGGTATGATGGATGCGGCGTTTACTACAACAACAAAGCCGTGGTAATAAATTCAAGTGCAGAGAGACATCTTGGCAAGAAAAATAACTGTTAGAGCTCCTGCTTAGACCTTGAAGAGCGGCTGCTTCTATAAAAAAAGCCTCTCTAACCTTCATTACAGCCTGTCCATTTAGAGCTGCATTGCTGGCAAGTCTGACCAAATGACAGATCAAGCATGTGGTTCGGGATCGTGATTATGGAGGAACCCGAAAAAGATGAAAGTTGGTGGAGCACACTTAAATTAAAAGTAGGAACACGGCGTGTGAGTATGTGCGTGGGGGGGGCTGGTGCAGAAAAAGCTCCTTTACGGTCGATCgcccacacacagaaaaacagcacTTAAGTGGGAAAGAATATAAATGAAGACCGAATTATGTGAAAACCTTTTGCCATATTGTCGATGTCTGCAGCACGaaataaaggagcagcagaCCAGCAGTTATGGCTGTTAAATAAAAGATGCTGATGTTTATTTGGTGGGACTTCATTTATCAATGGAGACGTTAATAAATGCCAGTGTTGATgggggagaagcagaaggaTGGTTGAGGAGACAGACCGGGGGCATTCCGTGGTGGCCCATGCGAGACCGCTGAACTGTAGGTGACCTGGCGGTTTGGCACACTGGGCCCTAAGGGCCAGGGAGGGGCAGAGGCACAGGAAGCGCGGCATGGCACAGGATGGCATGGGGATCCCGACAAAGCGCAGCGTGGTCACTGGGTGCCAGAGCCTTGATTGAAAGAGCCGACGTCGAGTTTGACTCCTCATTTGTGTCTACTAGTCATGTGTGTCTGGACGTCCAACTGTGACCCTTTCTCCCGAGGCCAGTTTGGACCAGAAAGCATTGGGCTCTCTTGGTTTTAACGGCTGGCCTCACAGGTCATTTAGGGGAAAGAAACAGCTTCgttttctgtgtttcctctgtccTATAAACAGTATAAAAGTGCAAAACGAAGCAGGAGGTTGCAGGGGGCAGGAGTTGTACAGCGGACATGGAGGGGGTTCACTGCTCCATAATAAaatagaacaaaaacaaaaatatgcaGACTGAAGGAGAGCTTGAGCTAACTCTGGGAGAGCAGGGGGCCTGAAACGGGGAGCGACTATGTCCTTTGTATGTTTATGTGCCTATAGGCGCATTGTTCAAAAACCATCAGGTAATCAATCTCCATCTGATGCAATGTGAATAATATTCCTTGTTACCATGGATATAATCAAAACACAAGTGTGTGATTACAGCAGGTCTGCTTCGAACAATGGTGACAGCGGGGGAGTGATGCGGGTCTGGAGTGACCAgtgtctggctgcagctgcattccTGGACTATCAGTGGATTATTGACCAGCCTTCACAAGAATAACTGTGGCATAAACTTTGAAAGGCGCTGAAAGGTTCCAGTGAAGCCAAAGGAGAACGGGTCCAAATCGAATTAAGGGCAAAGTTATTGTATGCTCTCAGACAACTGATCTACTATCTTTATTCCGCTCTCCTGTTGTTCCCAACACTTATTGATTCCGCAAAcggagcaggaaaaaaaaccctctttGCTTTCTGCGTTCCAAAGGTTAAGGTGACGGTTCGCTGAGTTGGGTCTGAACTCGCTGAGCGCCGAGGCCAGCATGCCGCGTCCCGAGATAGTGACGCCAAATAATCATCTGCATCCAGTTGAAGTCGCCAACATACGTGAGCTGACCCTGGAAggtcaaacaaaacaaatcctgCACACACGGACACGTTTTTCCACTTACCCCTCGTGGTATTGCACAAGGGAGAGTGTGCAACACCACCACAAGCTTGGCTCTTTCATGAGACGAGGTCGTATTGTTTTCCACCAACTTCAAATAAAAGTTCTGTTGTTCTGGTGAAAAATACTTTTCGTAATTAGGTTAAAATGATGCTTTAAACTGAAACGGAACCTGCTGGAAGTAAAGGAACCAAAACTTAACCATCTCAAATTCAGTGTCCTATATATGAACCTCTGACTATGTAGCATAGGTACTAATATTCATGATGGACACCAGCGTCTAGCTTGGCAGCAGGCCTTGACCTGCACCTGCGTCCACAGTGCACCTGGGCCGTGAGGACCCCTCCCCGACCCTCCGCTCCTCCTTTATTGCTCTCCCAGGCGCAGACTGAGTGCATGCTACTAACCTACTACGTCCAAGGTGTAGGTGTGGTTAATGGACCCAAACTCGTTCTCCACCAGGCAGGTGTAGTTGCCCTTGTCCGACGGCACCACGCTTTCCATGATGAGGGTCCAGTGCTGGCTCCGTACCTGGACACAAGAGACAGGGGACTTTAGAAAGCAGTGCTAAACATAAGAGACCTGACTGACCAACTACCTAAGTAACTAAGTACTTCCTTGTGATCATCTGGTTCTTGTGTAGTAGACCTCACCCATCTGGGTGCAGTTTCAAACATAGTTATTCATAATTTGTGACAACAATTTGGCTTCTGTGGAATCCACAGGTGTGAGTGAACAATAGTGTTTccgtccacaggctgcagctacTGCTTGTACAGGCCTACATTTCACACAATGAAGAGATTATGCCACAGGGCTGGGCTCAGGTACAGCTTTTGTTCAACATTTGTTGACAAAGAGCGAGGAGCAAGCTGGCGTCTGGCAGCTTGTGTGTGCGAGTCTGCTGAAGGGGCCGAAAGGAAGCGACGCTAGCAGCTCCATCCACACAAGCTGCTCCCAAACTCACTTGGCAGGAAGACTCCGACTCCTCATAAAGCTTCGGTCATTAACCCGGGAGCCCCACGCCCTCCAGCATCTCTGGATGCCTTCGTGCATTCATGTCATTTCACTATTGTAAGTGTTGAAACAGGTATGTACAGCTGTGGATTAGACAAACAGTCATGTAAATGTACTATGACTATTACTATACTTTCTCAACGACTATCACTCCAGCTGAAGCCAGTGGGACCTGTTCTCCCTGATTGAGTTACCTCAGCATTCTCAAGTCATCCCAGCCCCGACGCTACCTACTTTCTCTATACGTTACTGTTTGGGGGCATTTAACCCTTAAGTCCTCGTCTTGGGTTTCTAATTGTTGGGGGCGAGGAACCATTTTGAGTCACAGCAAGAGGCTCTGCAAAGTATCCTGGCGAGAGGAGGCGCACGGATGAGCAATTCCAATTTCACACCAGAAACCCTGCCCCCGTTCCCTCTGTCCGCTCTGCTCCCGTTGCTCCAAGGAAGGGTGGAAAAGGGGTGAAAGGACAACCGGAGAGACAGGGAAGGAGGCCCGACGCTCCTCGAGTAAACGCAGTAAAACGCAAGCAAGCAGAGTTGACAGTGGTAATAAAAAGTGGATTCATTGCTGTTTGTCCTACCTTGTACCCTCCCATGCGGTCCTCCTGGCGGAACGGCCTGCTGTTTTTCAGCCAGCGTAGCGTGGGCTCGGGGTTGCCCCCTGCGGCGCAGCGGAACTTGACCGTGTTGGCAG from the Betta splendens chromosome 15, fBetSpl5.4, whole genome shotgun sequence genome contains:
- the fgfr2 gene encoding fibroblast growth factor receptor 2 isoform X4, which gives rise to MGSVSRGRWRRGAWGAWAPTSGMGSWAWLLAAVLLSLLTVGVARPPITATKEEEATLEPEEASNKYQISKPTVCSVHPGEVLKLSCPLPATGTITWTKDGSSLGTNNRTLIEQEVLQIRDATPKDSGLYACTSVGKDTVCFIVNVTDAISSGDDEDDTERSEDTGADGKQLSPPYWTSSAKMEKKLHAVPAANTVKFRCAAGGNPEPTLRWLKNSRPFRQEDRMGGYKVRSQHWTLIMESVVPSDKGNYTCLVENEFGSINHTYTLDVVERSPHRPILQAGLPANTTVRVGEDARFVCKVYSDAQPHIQWLKHITQNGSSHGPDGLPYVRVLKRSGINSSDVEMLTLTNVTEDDAGEYTCKVSNYIGDVSQSGWLTVIPALEKTPEPIPQDYLEIAIYCVGVFLIACMVGIVVVCRMRNTAKKPDFGGQPAVHKLSKQIPLRRQVSADSSASMNSNTPLVRITTRRSSAHDEPIPEYDLPEDPRWEFARDRLTLGKPLGEGCFGQVVMAEALGIDKDKPKEAVTVAVKMLKDDATEKDLSDLVSEMEMMKMIGKHKNIINLLGACTQDGPLYVIVEYASKGNLREYLRARRPPGMEYSYDIARVSDEQLTFKDLVSCTYQVARGMEYLASQKCIHRDLAARNVLVTESNVMKIADFGLARDVHNIDYYKKTTNGRLPVKWMAPEALFDRVYTHQSDVWSFGVLMWEIFTLGGSPYPGIPVEELFKLLKEGHRMDKPGNCTNELYMMMKDCWHAISSQRPTFKQLVEDLDRILTLSTNEEYLDLCAPAEQYSPSFPDTRSSCSSSDDSVFSHDPLPDEPCLPKYQHINGNVKT
- the fgfr2 gene encoding fibroblast growth factor receptor 2 isoform X3 gives rise to the protein MGSVSRGRWRRGAWGAWAPTSGMGSWAWLLAAVLLSLLTVGVARPPITATKEEEATLEPEEASNKYQISKPTVCSVHPGEVLKLSCPLPATGTITWTKDGSSLGTNNRTLIEQEVLQIRDATPKDSGLYACTSVGKDTVCFIVNVTDAISSGDDEDDTERSEDTGADGKQLSPPYWTSSAKMEKKLHAVPAANTVKFRCAAGGNPEPTLRWLKNSRPFRQEDRMGGYKVRSQHWTLIMESVVPSDKGNYTCLVENEFGSINHTYTLDVVERSPHRPILQAGLPANTTVRVGEDARFVCKVYSDAQPHIQWLKHITQNGSSHGPDGLPYVRVLKRSGINSSDVEMLTLTNVTEDDAGEYTCKVSNYIGDVSQSGWLTVIPALEKTPEPIPQDYLEIAIYCVGVFLIACMVGIVVVCRMRNTAKKPDFGGQPAVHKLSKQIPLRRQVTVSADSSASMNSNTPLVRITTRRSSAHDEPIPEYDLPEDPRWEFARDRLTLGKPLGEGCFGQVVMAEALGIDKDKPKEAVTVAVKMLKDDATEKDLSDLVSEMEMMKMIGKHKNIINLLGACTQDGPLYVIVEYASKGNLREYLRARRPPGMEYSYDIARVSDEQLTFKDLVSCTYQVARGMEYLASQKCIHRDLAARNVLVTESNVMKIADFGLARDVHNIDYYKKTTNGRLPVKWMAPEALFDRVYTHQSDVWSFGVLMWEIFTLGGSPYPGIPVEELFKLLKEGHRMDKPGNCTNELYMMMKDCWHAISSQRPTFKQLVEDLDRILTLSTNEEYLDLCAPAEQYSPSFPDTRSSCSSSDDSVFSHDPLPDEPCLPKYQHINGNVKT